A stretch of the Microtus pennsylvanicus isolate mMicPen1 chromosome 16, mMicPen1.hap1, whole genome shotgun sequence genome encodes the following:
- the Trim59 gene encoding tripartite motif-containing protein 59, which produces MHNFEDELTCPICYSIFEDPRVLPCSHTFCRNCLENVLQATGNFYIWRPLRIPLKCPNCRSIIEISSTGIESLPVNFALRAIIEKYQQEDHPDVVTCPEHYRQPLNVYCLLDKKLVCGHCLTIGQHHGHPIDDLQSAYLKEKDTPQKLFKQLTDTHWTDITRLIEKLEEQKCHSEKMVQGDKEFVLQYFKELSDTLEQKKKFFLAALCDVGKLINQEYTPQIERVKEIREEQLELMTVTTSLQDEAPLKFLEKIDDVRQRVQMLKRRPLPEVQPVEIYPRVSKVLKEEWSRTEIGHIKKAVIPEMRISSKRVPCSWPDKDEKELEFFKILNIAVVSLISVILMLILFFNQHIITLLNEITSICFSEVSLSVYQSLSNNLNDLKNMIYYTLYLLKEIMLKIVSR; this is translated from the coding sequence ATGCACAATTTTGAGGACGAGTTAACATGTCCCATCTGTTACAGTATTTTCGAAGACCCTCGAGTCCTGCCATGCTCTCATACGTTTTGTAGAAATTGTTTGGAAAATGTTCTTCAGGCAACTGGAAACTTTTATATATGGAGGCCTTTGCGAATTCCACTCAAGTGTCCTAACTGCAGAAGTATTATTGAAATTTCTTCAACTGGTATAGAATCCTTACCTGTAAATTTTGCATTGAGAGCAATTATTGAAAAGTACCAGCAAGAAGACCACCCAGATGTTGTCACCTGCCCTGAACACTACAGGCAGCCATTAAATGTTTATTGCCTACTAGATAAAAAATTAGTTTGTGGCCATTGTCTTACTATAGGCCAACATCATGGTCATCCTATAGATGACCTTCAAAGTGCCTATCTGAAAGAGAAAGATACACCTCAGAAGCTGTTTAAACAGTTAACCGACACACACTGGACAGACATCACCCGTCTTATTGAAAAGCTTGAAGAACAGAAGTGTCATTCTGAAAAAATGGTTCAAGGTGATAAGGAATTTGTTCTTCAGTATTTTAAGGAGCTTAGTGATACattagaacagaaaaagaaattttttttggCAGCTCTTTGTGACGTTGGCAAGCTGATCAATCAAGAATACACTCCGCAGATTGAAAGGGTGAAGGAGATCAGAGAAGAGCAGCTGGAGTTAATGACAGTGACTACATCTTTACAAGATGAGGCTCCACTCAAATTCCTAGAAAAAATTGATGATGTCCGCCAGCGTGTGCAGATGTTGAAACGGAGACCACTCCCCGAGGTCCAGCCTGTTGAGATTTATCCTCGAGTAAGCAAAGTATTAAAGGAAGAGTGGAGCAGAACAGAAATTGGACATATCAAGAAAGCTGTCATTCCTGAAATGAGAATTTCTTCAAAAAGGGTGCCATGTTCCTGGCCTGACAAGGATGAAAAAGAACTcgaattctttaaaattttaaatattgctgTAGTTTCACTGATTTCAGTGATATTAATGTTGATACTCTTTTTCAACCAACACATAATCACCTTGCTAAATGAAATCACTTCAATATGTTTCTCTGAGGTCTCTTTGTCTGTTTACCAAAGTTTATCTAATAACTTAAATGACTTAAAAAATATGATATACTACACTTTATATTTGTTAAAGGAAATCATGTTGAAAATAGTTTCTCGTTGA